The sequence GACCAGGTGGTCAAGCTGACCGTCTATCTCACCGATCTCGGCCACTTTGGGCGGGTCAACGAGATCATGGCCGAGTATTTCACCGCCCCCTACCCGGCGCGCGTCGCCGTCGGGGTGGCGGCCCTGCCGCGGGGCGCCGAGGTCGAGATAGACGCGGTACTGGTGCTGGGCAGCTGACCGGGAGAGCCGGCCCCTGCGCCTCTGGGCACGGTGGATCCCCCCGTTCCCGACGCCGCCCTATGGCCAATCTGCCGACCACGGGTGCAAAACCCGACGAGACAGTCGCTGCCGTGCCGCCCATCGGCCACATCAGCGAGGTCTACGGCCCGGTGGTGGATATCGCCTGCGACCGCCTGCCACCCCTGCATCGCGCCTTATACGCCACCACCGAGCGCGAACGCTACGTGTTCGAAGTTCACCAGCACCTCGACGGTGCCCGGGTGCGGGCCATCACCCTGCACCGCACTGCCGGGTTGACCCGCGGGATGGCGGTCTATGATTCCGGTGCGGCGCTGCGAGTGCCGGTGGCGCCGGAATGCCTAGGGCGCCTGCTCGACGTGTTCGGCGCCCCGCTGGATGGTGGGCCGCCGCTGCCGCAGCGGGAGTTCCGCGAAGTCTTGGGGCAACCGGTGGCACTGCACGAGGCGGTACCGGCCAGCGGTATCCTGGAGACCGGGATCAAGGTCATCGATCTCCTCTGCCCCTTCGTGCGGGGCGGCAAGACCGGGCTGTTCGGCGGCGCGGGGGTGGGCAAGACGGTGCTGATCATGGAGTTCATGCACGCCATCGTGGCCCTGCACCAGGGGGTGTCGGTGTTCGCCGGGGTTGGCGAGCGCATCCGGGAGGGGCACGAACTGTGGCACGAAATGCGTAATGCCGGGGTCCTGGCCAATGCCACACTGGTATTCGGGCAGATGGACGAATCGCCCGGCGTGCGCTTCCGGGTGGCCCTCTCCGCCCTGACTTACGCCGAATACCTGCGGGACGCCCTGGGCAAGGAGGTGCTGTTCCTGATGGACAACGCGTTCCGTTTCGTCCAGGCCGGCAGCGAAGTGTCCGGGCTGCTCGGGCGGATGCCGGCCACCGTGGGCTACCAGCCGACCCTGCTCAGCGAGGTGGCGGAGCTGGAGGACCGTATCGTCTCCACCCAGCGGGGCGCAGTGACCTCGGTGCAAGCCATCTACGTGCCCGCCGACGACATGACCGACCCGGCGGTCAACGCCATTCTAGGCCACCTGGACACCAGCGTGATCCTGTCCCGCTCCCAGGCGGCTAAGGGCATCTATCCGGCGGTGGATCCGCTCCTCTCCGGCAGCAAAATGATGGATCGGCACTTCCTCGGCGACCGCCACTATGCCGTCGCGGAAGGGGTGCGGGAACACCTGGCCCGCTACCAGGAGCTGGAGGACATCATCACCATGCTCGGCCTCGAGGAGTTGTCCGAGAAGGATCGCCTGATGGTACAACGGGCACGGCGGCTGCAACGCTACCTGAGCCAGCCGTTCCATACCGTCGCCGAGCACACCGGGATTCCCGGCGCCTCGGTGCCCTTGGCGCAGACCCTGGCGGACTGTGAGGCCTTCCTGCGGGGCGAGTTCGACGCCTGGCCCGAGGAACGTTGCTACATGCGGGGCGCCATGGGGCGGGATTGAACTCCCGGCCGGCGGACAGGTCCTCCCCACCGTCCCGAGGAGCCGCAGCATGGCGACCTTCGTCCTGCACCTACACAGCCCTTCCCAGTCGGAACGCATCGACGCTGTGGAAAGCTTCGTCGGCGAGGATGCCTCCGGCAGCTTCGGGCTTCGCGCCCACCACGAGCGCTTCATGACCACCCTGGTGTTCGGCCTGGCGCGCTTCCGCCGCAGCGGACAACCGTGGCACTATCTGGCGTTGCCGGGAGCGCTGCTCTATTTCGTGGACAATACGCTGTTCATCAACACCCGCCACTATCTCCACGGCGCCGATTACCGCCGCATTAGCGTGGCGCTGACGGAACAGCTGCTCAAGGAGGAAGAGGTCCTGGTAGGATTGAAACAGCATCTTAAGCACCTGGAGGAGGCCATGCTGAAGCATCTCCTGGATCTGGAGCGAGGCCGCTAGCCATGGACCAGTGGGAACGGCTGCGCCTGTCCATCGAACGGCAAGCCAAACGCATGGAGCAGGCCGAGCAGGAGCGCCCGACCCTGTTGGCGCAAACCGCCTTTCTGGGGGTCTTGGCCCTGCTGCTGGTGCTGCCGGTGGTGCTGGGCGCCTACTTAGGGCGCTGGTTGGATGCCCTCTGTCAAGGCTACTCGGTGCGCTGGACTGTGACCCTGATCCTGGTGGGCCTGGGCCTTGGCATCGCCAACGTCTACCTTTACATCCGCGGGCATTGAGCATGGATCAGGCCGATTTCGCCCGCTGGTTGTCCTTCGAACTCGGCCCGGTGCGCATCGGCCCCACCGTG is a genomic window of Candidatus Methylocalor cossyra containing:
- the atpD gene encoding F0F1 ATP synthase subunit beta, whose protein sequence is MANLPTTGAKPDETVAAVPPIGHISEVYGPVVDIACDRLPPLHRALYATTERERYVFEVHQHLDGARVRAITLHRTAGLTRGMAVYDSGAALRVPVAPECLGRLLDVFGAPLDGGPPLPQREFREVLGQPVALHEAVPASGILETGIKVIDLLCPFVRGGKTGLFGGAGVGKTVLIMEFMHAIVALHQGVSVFAGVGERIREGHELWHEMRNAGVLANATLVFGQMDESPGVRFRVALSALTYAEYLRDALGKEVLFLMDNAFRFVQAGSEVSGLLGRMPATVGYQPTLLSEVAELEDRIVSTQRGAVTSVQAIYVPADDMTDPAVNAILGHLDTSVILSRSQAAKGIYPAVDPLLSGSKMMDRHFLGDRHYAVAEGVREHLARYQELEDIITMLGLEELSEKDRLMVQRARRLQRYLSQPFHTVAEHTGIPGASVPLAQTLADCEAFLRGEFDAWPEERCYMRGAMGRD
- a CDS encoding F0F1 ATP synthase subunit epsilon, with amino-acid sequence MATFVLHLHSPSQSERIDAVESFVGEDASGSFGLRAHHERFMTTLVFGLARFRRSGQPWHYLALPGALLYFVDNTLFINTRHYLHGADYRRISVALTEQLLKEEEVLVGLKQHLKHLEEAMLKHLLDLERGR
- a CDS encoding AtpZ/AtpI family protein: MDQWERLRLSIERQAKRMEQAEQERPTLLAQTAFLGVLALLLVLPVVLGAYLGRWLDALCQGYSVRWTVTLILVGLGLGIANVYLYIRGH